A genomic region of Solibacillus isronensis contains the following coding sequences:
- a CDS encoding Tn3 family transposase, translating to MAMKRILTTSQREQLLSVDHLSEEDFKAYFSFSDYDLEVINQHRGKVNKLGFAIQLCLARYPGCSLSNWPIKSTRLTSYVSRQLHLDAIDLNSYDHRNTRANHFNEILEVFNYHRFGSANTQKQLIEYLIELALENDDSIYLMKKTIDFLTRKRIIFPSIATLEDIISRCRDKAENNLFSILLCSLTDIQIEKLESLFQIYEETKITKLAWLKDIPGKANPESFMSICKKVEVIASMGLGTINVSHINRNRFLQLARLGENYDAYDFSRFELEKRYSLLIAFLVNHHQYLIDQLIEINDRILASIKRKGTRDSQEQLKEKGKLATKKLEHYASLIDALHFAKDNDSNPFDEIERIMPWEDLVQDGEEAKKITGNKNHGYLEMVRNKANYLRRYTPMLLRTLSFKATPAANPVLMALTQLTDLHNSGKRKIPADTSTDFVSKKWKSLVRPEEGKIDRSYYELVAFTELKNNIRSGDISVEGSMIHRNIDDYLVDLSACIDSETIPDTFEDYLKDREIILDLQLQFYSTVDKRISRANLKKLEKVTPSEAEIYRKKLYSIIPKIRLSDLLIEVDSWTNFSQEFSHDSTGKPPSEQERKIIFAALLGLGMNIGLEKMAQSTPGISYSQLANAKQWRFYKEALTRAQSVLVNYQLKLPVADFWGEGKTTASDGMRVPVGVSALKSDVNPHYKSMEKGATMIRSINDRHTTHHIEVASTNTREATHTLDGLLYHETDLDIEEHFTDTNGYQYLFIKKLEFNCVLSL from the coding sequence ATGGCTATGAAAAGAATTTTAACTACTTCACAGCGTGAACAACTTCTTTCTGTAGACCACTTATCAGAAGAGGATTTTAAAGCGTATTTTAGTTTTTCTGATTATGATCTGGAGGTTATTAATCAACACCGTGGAAAGGTCAATAAACTAGGATTTGCGATACAACTTTGTTTGGCCCGGTATCCTGGGTGTTCTTTAAGTAATTGGCCGATTAAATCAACCAGACTAACTTCATATGTGAGTCGACAGCTCCATCTTGATGCAATTGATTTAAATTCATATGATCATAGAAATACACGTGCAAATCACTTCAACGAGATCTTAGAAGTATTCAACTATCATCGATTCGGTAGTGCTAATACACAAAAACAGTTAATAGAATATTTAATTGAACTAGCTTTAGAAAATGATGACTCTATCTATCTAATGAAAAAAACAATTGATTTCTTAACTCGAAAAAGAATTATTTTTCCATCTATAGCTACACTTGAAGACATTATAAGCCGCTGTCGAGATAAAGCAGAAAACAACTTATTTTCAATATTGCTCTGTTCATTAACAGATATACAAATTGAAAAACTAGAGAGTTTGTTTCAAATTTATGAAGAGACGAAAATAACTAAACTCGCTTGGCTAAAAGACATTCCAGGTAAGGCAAATCCAGAAAGCTTTATGAGTATTTGTAAAAAAGTGGAAGTGATTGCTTCCATGGGACTCGGGACAATTAATGTCTCCCATATTAATCGGAACAGGTTTCTTCAGCTAGCTAGACTAGGGGAAAATTATGATGCATATGACTTCTCCCGTTTTGAGCTTGAAAAAAGATACTCTTTACTTATTGCTTTTTTAGTCAATCATCATCAATATCTGATCGATCAACTGATTGAGATTAATGACCGCATTTTAGCAAGTATTAAACGCAAAGGGACACGTGATTCACAAGAACAGTTAAAAGAAAAAGGAAAATTGGCTACTAAAAAATTGGAACATTATGCTTCTTTAATTGATGCTCTTCACTTTGCAAAAGATAATGATAGTAATCCTTTTGACGAAATTGAACGAATCATGCCTTGGGAAGATTTAGTACAAGATGGAGAAGAAGCTAAAAAAATTACAGGTAATAAAAATCATGGCTATTTAGAAATGGTTCGAAATAAAGCTAATTACCTCCGAAGATACACGCCAATGTTATTGAGGACCCTTTCGTTCAAAGCAACTCCGGCAGCAAATCCAGTCCTCATGGCCCTAACTCAACTAACTGATTTACACAATAGTGGTAAAAGAAAAATACCGGCAGATACTTCTACTGATTTTGTGAGTAAAAAATGGAAAAGCCTTGTTCGGCCAGAAGAGGGGAAAATAGATCGGTCTTACTATGAGTTAGTAGCTTTCACCGAGCTAAAGAACAATATTCGATCAGGAGATATTTCAGTTGAAGGAAGTATGATCCATCGAAATATTGATGATTACTTAGTTGATTTATCTGCTTGTATTGATTCAGAAACTATTCCAGACACGTTTGAGGACTATTTAAAGGATCGGGAAATAATTTTAGATTTACAGCTTCAATTTTATTCGACAGTTGATAAGAGAATTTCAAGAGCAAACCTTAAAAAGTTGGAAAAAGTTACACCTAGCGAAGCAGAAATATATAGAAAAAAACTTTATTCAATAATTCCTAAGATAAGGCTTAGTGATCTTTTAATTGAGGTGGACAGTTGGACCAACTTTTCACAAGAATTTAGTCATGATTCTACAGGGAAACCGCCGAGTGAACAAGAAAGAAAAATTATTTTTGCTGCTTTGCTGGGTTTAGGGATGAATATTGGTCTTGAAAAAATGGCCCAATCAACTCCTGGAATTTCTTATTCTCAGTTAGCCAATGCCAAACAATGGCGCTTTTATAAAGAAGCTCTGACTCGTGCTCAATCTGTTTTGGTTAATTATCAGTTAAAGCTTCCTGTTGCAGACTTTTGGGGTGAAGGAAAAACCACTGCTTCAGACGGAATGCGCGTCCCAGTGGGCGTCTCAGCTCTAAAATCCGATGTTAATCCACATTACAAAAGTATGGAAAAAGGAGCTACAATGATTCGATCAATAAATGATAGGCATACGACTCATCATATCGAGGTTGCTTCAACTAATACAAGGGAAGCTACTCATACCCTTGATGGCCTACTTTATCATGAAACAGATCTAGATATTGAGGAACATTTTACTGATACAAATGGTTATCAATACCTTTTTATAAAAAAGTTAGAATTTAATTGTGTTCTTTCATTATAG
- a CDS encoding recombinase family protein, which translates to MIFGYARVSTDDQNLSLQIDALTHYGIDKLFQEKVTGAKKDRPQLEEMINLLREGDSVVIYKLDRISRSTKHLIELSELFEELSVNFISIQDNVDTSTSMGRFFFRVMASLAELERDIIIERTNSGLKAARVRGKKGGRPSKGKLSIDLALKMYDSKEYSIRQILDASKLSKTTFYRYLNKRNA; encoded by the coding sequence ATGATTTTTGGCTATGCTCGAGTGAGTACGGATGATCAAAATCTTAGTTTACAAATTGATGCACTTACTCATTATGGAATTGATAAATTATTTCAAGAAAAAGTAACTGGTGCGAAAAAAGACCGACCGCAATTAGAAGAAATGATCAACCTACTACGTGAAGGAGATTCTGTTGTCATTTACAAGTTAGATCGAATTTCACGATCAACTAAACATTTGATTGAACTTTCTGAATTATTTGAAGAACTTAGTGTCAATTTTATATCTATTCAAGATAACGTAGATACTTCAACGTCTATGGGAAGATTCTTTTTCCGAGTTATGGCTAGTTTAGCAGAACTGGAACGGGATATTATTATTGAACGAACTAACTCTGGTCTTAAGGCAGCCAGAGTCCGAGGAAAAAAAGGGGGCCGTCCAAGTAAAGGTAAGCTATCAATTGATTTAGCTTTAAAAATGTATGACAGCAAAGAGTATTCTATTCGTCAAATTCTTGATGCCTCTAAATTAAGCAAAACAACCTTTTACCGTTACCTCAATAAAAGGAATGCTTAA
- the erm(B) gene encoding 23S rRNA (adenine(2058)-N(6))-methyltransferase Erm(B), with product MNKNIKYSQNFLTSEKVLNQIIKQLNLKETDTVYEIGTGKGHLTTKLAKISKQVTSIELDSHLFNLSSEKLKLNIRVTLIHQDILQFQFPNKQRYKIVGNIPYHLSTQIIKKVVFESHASDIYLIVEEGFYKRTLDIHRTLGLLLHTQVSIQQLLKLPAECFHPKPKVNSVLIKLTRHTTDVPDKYWKLYTYFVSKWVNREYRQLFTKNQFHQAMKHAKVNNLSTVTYEQVLSIFNSYLLFNGRK from the coding sequence ATGAACAAAAATATAAAATATTCTCAAAACTTTTTAACGAGTGAAAAAGTACTCAACCAAATAATAAAACAATTGAATTTAAAAGAAACCGATACCGTTTACGAAATTGGAACAGGTAAAGGGCATTTAACGACGAAACTGGCTAAAATAAGTAAACAGGTAACGTCTATTGAATTAGACAGTCATCTATTCAACTTATCGTCAGAAAAATTAAAACTGAACATTCGTGTCACTTTAATTCACCAAGATATTCTACAGTTTCAATTCCCTAACAAACAGAGGTATAAAATTGTTGGGAATATTCCTTACCATTTAAGCACACAAATTATTAAAAAAGTGGTTTTTGAAAGCCATGCGTCTGACATCTATCTGATTGTTGAAGAAGGATTCTACAAGCGTACCTTGGATATTCACCGAACACTAGGGTTGCTCTTGCACACTCAAGTCTCGATTCAGCAATTGCTTAAGCTGCCAGCGGAATGCTTTCATCCTAAACCAAAAGTAAACAGTGTCTTAATAAAACTTACCCGCCATACCACAGATGTTCCAGATAAATATTGGAAGCTATATACGTACTTTGTTTCAAAATGGGTCAATCGAGAATATCGTCAACTGTTTACTAAAAATCAGTTTCATCAAGCAATGAAACACGCCAAAGTAAACAATTTAAGTACCGTTACTTATGAGCAAGTATTGTCTATTTTTAATAGTTATCTATTATTTAACGGGAGGAAATAA
- a CDS encoding 23S rRNA methyltransferase attenuation leader peptide: MLVFQMRNVDKTSTVLKQTKNSDYADK, translated from the coding sequence ATGTTGGTATTCCAAATGCGTAATGTAGATAAAACATCTACTGTTTTGAAACAGACTAAAAACAGTGATTACGCAGATAAATAA
- a CDS encoding MFS transporter: MSNQIKNNYSEQNHDSNKLLIVVLALSVLMAAITVDMVTPVLGMIGTDLGGSEAQVSWVVSGVALVLAIAIPFYGRMSDFLEVKKLFTIGILTLTIGSLICALAPNLSILVFGRMVQGAGMASIPVLSVVVVSKIYPPGQRGSVLGVIAGSIGIGTAGGPIFGGIIGQWLGWHSLFWIVFCLGLLIAIGAQISMQKMVPTDIEEPKTFDIVGGILLGLTVGLLLLGITLSETYGFGSYPTIVSLTISLCALIALIFRTATAKQPFIPPVLLKNHLYVSSVLIVFFSMFAYFSILVFVPLLVVEVNGLTPGEAGMTLLPGGAAVAILSPMVGKLSDRVNPKILLITGLAVMGISTLFMSVFAGFSPIFFSIGVLGIGVAFALINSPANNITVAALSKEQVGVGMGLFQGALYLGAGTGAALIGALLSARREVGSALNPLYRLSAPHYSDIFLVVTIITAIALVITSTLNQKS, translated from the coding sequence ATGAGTAATCAAATAAAAAATAACTATAGTGAACAAAACCATGATTCAAATAAACTTTTAATAGTTGTCCTAGCCCTTTCAGTATTAATGGCTGCCATTACCGTTGATATGGTCACACCCGTTCTAGGTATGATAGGAACAGATCTGGGGGGATCTGAAGCTCAAGTTAGTTGGGTTGTCAGTGGTGTCGCCCTTGTACTTGCAATAGCGATTCCATTTTACGGACGTATGTCTGATTTTCTAGAAGTAAAAAAGCTATTCACAATAGGTATTTTAACCCTAACAATCGGTAGTTTAATTTGTGCCCTTGCTCCTAACCTGTCTATTTTAGTATTTGGAAGAATGGTTCAAGGTGCTGGAATGGCTTCTATACCTGTGCTCTCTGTTGTAGTGGTATCTAAAATTTATCCACCAGGACAACGCGGTAGCGTTTTGGGAGTTATTGCTGGTTCTATTGGTATTGGAACTGCTGGGGGGCCGATCTTTGGTGGCATTATAGGTCAATGGTTAGGCTGGCATTCTCTTTTTTGGATTGTATTTTGTTTAGGATTATTAATCGCCATAGGTGCGCAAATTTCTATGCAAAAAATGGTTCCAACAGATATTGAAGAACCAAAAACCTTTGATATCGTAGGAGGGATTTTGCTCGGACTTACAGTAGGTTTATTATTGTTAGGTATTACGCTTTCTGAGACCTACGGTTTTGGATCTTATCCAACAATAGTAAGCTTAACCATCTCGCTGTGCGCCTTAATTGCATTAATTTTTCGAACTGCAACAGCTAAGCAACCTTTTATTCCACCGGTTCTATTGAAGAACCACTTATATGTGAGTTCTGTTTTAATCGTCTTTTTCTCGATGTTTGCCTACTTCTCCATACTTGTGTTCGTTCCGTTACTTGTTGTTGAGGTCAATGGATTGACCCCAGGAGAAGCAGGAATGACACTACTTCCTGGAGGTGCGGCTGTCGCCATTTTATCACCAATGGTAGGAAAGTTATCTGATCGTGTTAATCCTAAAATCCTCTTAATTACAGGTTTGGCAGTTATGGGGATTTCCACATTATTCATGTCAGTATTTGCTGGATTCTCACCTATCTTTTTTTCGATTGGTGTTTTAGGTATTGGAGTTGCTTTTGCGTTAATTAACTCACCTGCTAACAATATTACAGTAGCTGCACTATCCAAAGAGCAAGTTGGAGTGGGTATGGGACTGTTTCAAGGTGCACTGTATCTTGGTGCCGGAACTGGTGCAGCATTAATTGGGGCTTTACTGTCTGCACGTCGTGAAGTTGGCAGTGCTTTAAATCCACTTTATCGGTTAAGTGCCCCTCACTATTCCGATATCTTTTTAGTGGTAACAATCATCACAGCAATTGCTCTTGTCATAACATCGACTTTGAACCAAAAGTCATAA
- a CDS encoding restriction endonuclease subunit S translates to MQGKLVLQDTNEESAEILLGRISEEKERLIKENLIKKELPLPLINEEDIPFDIPESWKWVRLGEISSKVHYGYTASAQDKGNAKLLRITDIQNNYVDWANVPYCNVDEKKIDSIILKNRDILIARTGGTIGKSFLITDVKEESVFASYLIRVQPLTDIDEMYLTYFLQSEIYWQQLRGMSAGTGQPNVNAQNLKKLLLPLPPLNEQKRIVKKIEELVLKLQKYDLLYEESVKINETFPSKLEISILDYAMQGKLVEQDPNEESATILIEHIRKEKELLVQKKVIKKEKSLPPINDEEIPFDIPRSWEWVRIKEIYYNEGQVKPEVQFCYIDVSSIDNSKGRIRDEYSIISPLEAPSRARKIINSGDVIYSTVRPYLQNIAIVDREFEHPAIASTAFVVMRPIYINNKFLYYVLKSPFFNYSVGAKMLGATYPAINDTNFNNLLIPIPPLKEQKRIVAKIEELLRMTKRIL, encoded by the coding sequence ATGCAAGGTAAATTAGTTCTACAAGATACTAACGAAGAATCAGCCGAAATTTTACTAGGAAGAATTAGCGAGGAAAAAGAAAGGCTAATTAAGGAAAATTTAATTAAGAAGGAATTGCCCTTACCCCTAATAAATGAAGAGGATATTCCATTCGATATTCCTGAAAGTTGGAAATGGGTAAGGTTAGGAGAAATATCTTCAAAAGTTCATTATGGCTATACTGCATCGGCTCAAGACAAAGGCAACGCAAAGTTATTGCGAATTACAGATATTCAAAATAATTATGTAGATTGGGCGAATGTCCCTTATTGTAATGTAGATGAAAAAAAAATAGATTCAATTATTCTCAAGAATCGAGATATTTTGATAGCTCGTACAGGAGGAACTATTGGTAAAAGCTTTTTAATAACCGATGTCAAGGAAGAATCTGTATTTGCATCGTATCTGATAAGAGTTCAACCTCTAACTGATATTGATGAAATGTACTTAACTTACTTTCTTCAAAGTGAAATATATTGGCAACAACTTAGAGGAATGTCAGCAGGAACGGGACAACCGAATGTTAATGCCCAAAATCTCAAGAAATTACTTTTACCGTTGCCACCTTTAAATGAACAAAAGCGCATAGTAAAGAAAATAGAGGAATTAGTTTTAAAATTACAAAAGTATGATTTGCTTTATGAAGAATCTGTAAAAATTAATGAGACATTTCCATCAAAACTTGAAATTTCAATTCTAGACTATGCTATGCAGGGGAAATTGGTGGAACAAGATCCCAATGAAGAGTCTGCAACTATATTAATTGAACATATTCGTAAAGAAAAAGAACTTTTAGTACAAAAAAAAGTAATTAAGAAAGAAAAATCTCTTCCTCCTATAAATGATGAGGAAATTCCATTCGATATACCTAGAAGTTGGGAATGGGTGAGGATTAAAGAGATTTATTATAACGAAGGTCAAGTAAAACCAGAAGTACAGTTTTGTTATATTGACGTTTCCTCGATAGATAATAGTAAGGGGCGAATAAGGGATGAGTATAGTATCATCTCACCACTTGAAGCACCGTCTCGAGCTAGGAAAATTATAAATTCTGGTGATGTGATTTATTCTACAGTAAGACCATATTTGCAAAATATCGCCATAGTTGATAGAGAGTTTGAGCATCCGGCTATTGCGAGTACAGCATTTGTTGTAATGAGACCAATTTATATAAATAATAAGTTTCTATATTACGTATTGAAGTCTCCTTTCTTTAATTACAGCGTGGGAGCTAAAATGCTTGGAGCTACTTATCCTGCGATAAACGACACAAATTTTAATAATTTATTAATTCCTATACCACCCCTTAAAGAACAGAAAAGAATTGTTGCTAAAATTGAAGAGCTTTTAAGAATGACAAAAAGAATATTATAA
- a CDS encoding recombinase family protein: protein MENRKFGYIRVSTKDQNEGRQFDAMINMGINERDIYMDKQSGKNFDRPQYQLLKRIIRKGDVLYIHSLDRFGRNKEEILKEWNDLTKNLEADIVVMDMPLLDTTQYKDSLGTFIADLVLQILSWMAEEDRNRIRKSQREGIDTALKNGVKFGRPEIKISDEFVEVYNRWKAEEITAVKSMELLNIKKTTFYKLVKLHEKKK from the coding sequence ATGGAAAATCGAAAATTTGGTTATATTCGAGTGAGTACAAAAGATCAAAATGAAGGGCGCCAATTTGATGCGATGATCAATATGGGAATCAATGAACGAGACATTTACATGGATAAACAAAGTGGGAAGAACTTCGACCGTCCACAGTATCAACTATTGAAACGGATCATTCGCAAAGGTGACGTGCTATACATTCATTCATTAGATCGGTTTGGGCGCAATAAAGAAGAGATTCTTAAAGAATGGAATGACCTGACCAAGAATCTTGAAGCTGATATTGTTGTTATGGATATGCCGTTACTAGATACGACACAGTATAAAGACAGTTTGGGAACATTTATTGCTGACCTTGTGCTGCAGATCCTTTCTTGGATGGCCGAAGAAGATCGAAATCGAATTCGAAAGAGTCAACGAGAAGGTATAGATACAGCACTAAAAAATGGAGTTAAATTCGGCCGGCCAGAGATAAAAATATCTGATGAGTTTGTGGAAGTATACAATAGATGGAAAGCTGAAGAAATTACAGCGGTGAAATCAATGGAGTTATTAAATATAAAGAAGACTACATTTTATAAGCTTGTTAAGCTACACGAAAAGAAAAAGTGA
- a CDS encoding erythromycin resistance leader peptide → MTHSIRLRFPTLNQ, encoded by the coding sequence ATGACACACTCAATTAGACTTCGTTTCCCAACTTTGAATCAGTAA
- a CDS encoding MFS transporter yields the protein MKNWKKRLFAIYTGQFFSLLSSAAVQFSIIWWLTDATGSPLVLALAGVAGFLPQALIGPIAGTIIDRYSRKMMMILADMTVAFGSFILFITMYFQEPSLVLIISVLILRSIATAFHVPSLQASIPLLVPEEHYTKVAGWGQMVSSITNIVGPAIGVSLLAIATIEWVLLLDILGAVIATSILLFIHIPKVTEDKSAAPLSFVTEMKEGYQAVTQHRLLIKLVIVMTIVAVLYIPLGTYFPLMVRNHFERGVIEAGIVEITFAIGLILGGVLVGFVGDRYSKGKTMAAGMALLGGALLISGLLVPSAFFIFIGLSFFMGLSGPLFSAPFYAFIQTEIEPRLLGRAFSFITSLSLLATPLGFGVAGIIAEVTDIAVLFAVTGCLIVVNAIITYKMN from the coding sequence ATGAAAAATTGGAAAAAAAGACTTTTTGCTATATACACCGGACAATTCTTTTCTCTATTGAGCAGTGCTGCTGTTCAATTTAGTATCATCTGGTGGTTGACCGACGCTACAGGTTCGCCACTTGTTCTGGCATTGGCCGGAGTAGCCGGTTTTTTGCCGCAAGCGCTTATTGGACCCATAGCCGGAACCATCATTGATCGCTACTCACGTAAGATGATGATGATTTTAGCTGATATGACGGTAGCTTTCGGAAGTTTCATACTATTTATCACGATGTACTTCCAAGAGCCTAGCCTGGTATTGATCATTTCAGTACTGATTTTACGTTCCATAGCAACGGCCTTCCACGTACCGTCGTTGCAGGCCTCTATTCCATTGTTAGTTCCTGAGGAACATTACACAAAAGTGGCAGGATGGGGGCAAATGGTAAGTTCGATTACTAATATTGTGGGACCAGCAATAGGGGTCTCATTGTTGGCTATCGCCACCATAGAATGGGTATTACTGTTGGACATCTTGGGAGCAGTTATTGCCACTTCCATTCTTTTGTTTATTCATATTCCAAAAGTGACAGAGGATAAAAGCGCTGCACCGTTGAGCTTTGTGACGGAAATGAAAGAAGGCTATCAGGCGGTTACTCAGCACCGACTCCTAATTAAGTTAGTCATCGTGATGACCATCGTAGCGGTGCTGTACATTCCATTAGGAACGTACTTTCCGCTAATGGTTCGTAATCACTTCGAAAGAGGCGTCATAGAAGCCGGAATTGTAGAAATCACATTTGCAATCGGTTTAATTCTTGGGGGAGTTTTGGTGGGATTCGTAGGAGATCGATATAGTAAAGGAAAAACCATGGCCGCCGGTATGGCCTTATTAGGTGGAGCTTTACTGATTTCAGGTCTGCTGGTTCCCTCAGCTTTCTTCATATTTATTGGACTAAGTTTTTTTATGGGGCTGTCGGGGCCGCTGTTTTCAGCGCCATTTTATGCGTTCATCCAAACTGAAATTGAACCTCGATTGTTGGGACGGGCATTTAGCTTTATAACGAGTCTGTCACTTCTTGCAACACCCTTAGGTTTTGGGGTGGCAGGAATTATTGCAGAAGTCACGGATATAGCCGTATTATTTGCTGTTACAGGATGTTTGATCGTGGTAAATGCGATTATCACTTATAAGATGAACTAG
- a CDS encoding Msr family ABC-F type ribosomal protection protein, producing the protein MEKICFELKNIELSFLDKEVLRIENLAIHQFDRIGIVGKNGAGKTTLMKLLTGQIEPEKGQVLKAVEFGHFKQMETPEKLDSEYDYSLLGKLNIPQNMNYLSGGEESRLKLVQLFSQYHEALLLDEPTTHLDSEGTSFVIDELRYYYGALIIISHDRKLLDELVTSIWEVQDAQVSVYTGNYSYYAKQKERERNQQLQAREQFQKEKSRLERAAQDKMKKAEKITQSGRMSKKESKSKANRMFESKSKGTGQKSVHRAAKAIEQRIEQLEEVDPLRIEKSIIFPKQETLELHNSFPVMANQLTIKVEEKILLDEASFQFPRGKKIAILGPNGSGKSTLLKLIARRDEALTISPKAKIGYFQQTSYRFTGDDTLIEYVKKHSDFDEGFLRSVLHTMDFTGTDIQKKLTSLSGGEAIRLQLCLLFLGAFNILLLDEPTNFLDLHAIKALETFIKSYDGTILLVSHDEVFVQNVVDLRYKIDKKKLTVL; encoded by the coding sequence ATGGAAAAAATTTGTTTTGAACTAAAAAATATTGAACTCTCCTTTTTAGATAAAGAGGTCTTGAGAATTGAAAATTTAGCTATTCATCAATTTGATCGTATTGGGATTGTTGGGAAAAATGGTGCAGGAAAGACTACACTAATGAAATTACTAACGGGTCAGATTGAGCCTGAAAAAGGTCAAGTATTAAAGGCTGTCGAGTTCGGTCACTTTAAGCAAATGGAAACACCAGAAAAGTTAGATAGTGAATATGATTATTCTTTATTAGGGAAATTGAACATTCCACAGAACATGAATTACTTAAGTGGTGGAGAGGAGTCGAGGTTAAAATTAGTTCAACTATTTTCGCAATATCATGAAGCTCTTTTACTAGATGAACCAACAACGCACCTTGATTCGGAAGGTACTTCCTTTGTAATTGATGAGCTTCGATACTATTATGGAGCGTTAATTATTATAAGTCATGATAGGAAGCTCCTTGACGAGCTGGTTACATCAATCTGGGAAGTTCAGGACGCACAGGTAAGCGTCTATACGGGGAACTATAGTTACTATGCGAAACAAAAAGAAAGAGAGCGGAACCAGCAACTTCAGGCTAGAGAACAATTTCAGAAAGAAAAGAGTCGTCTTGAAAGAGCTGCCCAAGATAAAATGAAAAAAGCGGAAAAGATTACACAGTCAGGTCGAATGTCAAAAAAGGAAAGTAAATCTAAAGCAAACAGAATGTTTGAATCTAAATCAAAAGGAACCGGACAGAAATCAGTACACCGAGCTGCGAAAGCAATTGAGCAAAGGATTGAGCAACTTGAAGAAGTTGATCCTTTAAGAATTGAAAAAAGTATAATCTTTCCCAAACAAGAAACATTGGAATTACACAATTCTTTTCCTGTCATGGCAAATCAATTAACTATAAAAGTTGAAGAAAAAATTTTATTAGATGAAGCAAGCTTCCAATTTCCAAGAGGAAAAAAGATTGCGATTTTAGGTCCGAATGGAAGTGGGAAAAGCACTTTACTAAAGTTGATTGCACGAAGAGACGAGGCATTAACAATCTCTCCAAAAGCAAAGATAGGTTATTTTCAACAAACTAGTTATCGATTTACAGGTGATGACACTCTAATTGAATATGTAAAAAAACATTCAGATTTTGATGAAGGATTTTTGAGGTCTGTTCTCCATACTATGGATTTCACAGGTACAGATATTCAAAAGAAACTGACATCGTTAAGTGGTGGAGAGGCTATACGTTTACAGTTGTGTCTTCTTTTTCTCGGAGCATTTAATATACTTTTATTAGACGAGCCAACTAACTTTCTAGATTTACATGCTATTAAGGCGCTAGAAACCTTTATAAAGAGTTATGATGGGACGATATTGCTTGTTTCACATGATGAGGTATTTGTGCAAAATGTAGTGGATTTACGATATAAAATTGACAAAAAAAAATTAACGGTTCTATAG
- a CDS encoding DUF6075 family protein has protein sequence MSLFTESHHILYNEALQKLNSYQQRSHEYQTLIYVLTGNDELVKKALPYLTDGGFSSDRCFKEQDFSRGTASLLKLAVHLYNANEDCTPLELVENLDSDSFQLAMNAVYLRKYGLK, from the coding sequence TTGTCATTGTTTACAGAAAGCCATCACATATTGTATAACGAAGCGCTACAAAAACTTAACTCTTATCAACAGAGGAGCCATGAATACCAGACGCTAATCTATGTCCTTACTGGTAATGACGAACTTGTCAAAAAAGCTCTTCCTTACCTAACTGATGGTGGGTTCAGTTCGGACAGATGCTTTAAAGAACAGGATTTTTCAAGGGGCACGGCAAGTCTATTGAAGCTTGCAGTCCATCTATATAATGCGAACGAAGACTGTACACCACTTGAACTCGTTGAGAATCTCGATTCAGATTCTTTCCAACTGGCGATGAATGCTGTCTACTTAAGAAAATACGGTTTAAAATAA
- a CDS encoding JAB domain-containing protein, with protein MHFEKIIEITRIKQEIKEIEESYKSYLPEKITEPIDAIKFVQALIGDEDREVFLVICLNAKNQVITVHRCHTGSLGASIVHPREVFKTAIMNNAHSIIVAHNHPSGHCQCSSEDVSVSEKLVEIGKILNIEVLDSLIVSHKNGVSLKKQMYI; from the coding sequence ATGCATTTTGAAAAAATCATTGAAATCACACGGATCAAACAGGAGATCAAAGAAATCGAAGAGTCATATAAAAGTTACCTACCGGAGAAGATAACGGAACCCATAGATGCCATCAAATTTGTTCAGGCACTCATAGGAGATGAAGACCGTGAGGTGTTCCTCGTCATCTGTTTGAACGCTAAGAACCAGGTCATTACCGTACACCGCTGTCATACAGGGTCATTAGGTGCCAGCATCGTCCATCCTCGGGAGGTCTTCAAGACAGCCATTATGAACAATGCTCACAGCATCATCGTTGCCCATAATCATCCTTCAGGTCACTGTCAATGTTCATCGGAAGATGTTAGTGTGAGTGAAAAATTGGTTGAGATAGGCAAAATTTTAAATATCGAGGTCTTGGATTCTTTGATTGTCAGTCATAAAAACGGAGTCTCATTGAAAAAACAGATGTACATCTGA